The sequence TGCAGAAGATTACTTCAAAGCTAATCAATTTTCTGCCCGGCAAGCGATTAAACGATTTTCGGAACTGGACAAATGTCAATAACTACTGGAATCATCGCAGTATTGCCAATGCAGCCAATATGTTTAAGCTCATTTTGCGTGAATATTGCGCAATGAGCCATCTGCATGTTGATCCGGTCGTTGAAATGCCAAATATGGGTTTTGCCCATCCTGATGCACCACGACTCTTTGCCAGTCCTGCCGAATATGAACGTTGGGAGAAGGAGCGCAACCGTGCGCGCAAAGGAGTGTCGCCACCATTGGGGACGGTGGCGCTCTTGTCATTCCGCGCTCATATCTTGTCCGGTGCTGATTATCATTACAAGATCGTGCACGCATTGGAAGCTGCCGGCTTGCGCGTCTTGCCGATCTTCGTGATGGGGATCGAGAGCCACATTGTGGTACGTGAGTGGCTCACCCGTATGAATGTTGATCTGGTGATCAATACAATGGGCTTCCCCCTCGTAGGCGGACCTGCCGGTTCAACGAAGGCCGGATTGACGGTTGATGTTGCCCGTGAGTTGCTAAGTAAACTCGATACGCCGTATATTGTGGCGCAGCCGTTATTCGTGCAAGATGAGGATGACTGGCGTGAGCGTGGGGTTGGTCCTCTACAGAGTACATTCCTCTTTAGTTTGCCCGAGATGGATGGTGCGGTAGCACCGGTTGTCCTCGGTGGGATGCGCGGTAGTACGATCACCACGGTGCCTGACCGCCTCGAACGGTTGGCCCGCATAGCTCGTGGTTTTGTGCAGCTACGTAAGAAGCCGAATCGCGACAAGAAGGTGGCAATTATTGTTTACAATTATCCACCTGGTCAAGGAAAGGTGGCTACTGCTGCCCTGCTCGATGTACCGGCAAGTTTGATCGCCATTCTCGATCGCCTGGCTGCGGAAGGTTATCAGGTAGGGCGCTACCCGCGTGATCCGGCAACCTTTGCCCGCTGTCTCGAAGGGCTGGTCAGTGATCAGCCTTTGCCCCCCGGTCACCCGCCGGTAGTCGTTGGTACGAGTGCTGATCGGCAAGACTTCTATCGCTGGTTACGTCCGAGCGACCAAGAGCGGATTAATGCCCGTTGGGGTGAATTCCCCGGTGATATTGCACCGCTGGGACGCGATAAGGTGCGGCTGGCAGGTACCCAAATTGGTAATGTCTTCATCGGCGTGCAGCCGGTGATTGGGATGCCCGGTGATCCAATGCGGTTGTTGTTTGATAAAGAGAACACACCTCACCACCAGTACGCGCTCTTCTATCGCTACCTCAGTGAGAGTTTCGGCGCTGATGCTATTGTTCATCTTGGTATGCACGGCACTGCCGAATGGATGCCTGGCGTACAGTTAGGTGTTACCGACCGTTGCTGGCCCGACATTCTGCTCGGTGAGATCCCGAATTTCTACGTGTATCCGATTAATAATCCGGCGGAAGCCAATATTGCTAAGCGTCGTGGCTACAGCACGATCATCGGTCACGCCATCCCTCCGTATGGCCGCGCCGGTCTGTACCGTGAGTTGCAGGCTTTGCACGACTTGTTGACCGAATATCGCGAGCGGCCACCTGCGCTTGCAGATGATGATCAAAGTCCAGAAGCCGTCGCGATTATGCAGAAGATTGCACTGCTCAATCTCGACCAGGAGCTAGCACGCCAGCCCGGTGAGTCGTTCAGTCGCTTTGCATCGCGGGCGTATGCCTATCTGCGCGATTTGGCAGCGACGATGATCACGGATCGTTTGCACATCTTAGGGAGTGCACCACCTCCTGAAGAGCAGTTGACATTAATCGTCGAAACGCTGAAGGTGCCGCGTGGTGAGCTGCCTGGTCTGGCCGATCTATTGTTGTCGGCGCGGAAATCTAGCCTGCGATACAGTGAAGTACTCACAAAGGCTCGCCAGGGTGATCCCGATGCGTTCGCTTTGCGCGAAGAGATTGAAACCCGTTGTACCGAACTGGTCCAGCAAACGGTATTTGGTCATCTAACGCCTGAGCAGGCTGCGCGTCAGGTTGGTTTATCTTCCAGTAATGAGTTGGCCGCATTGGTGCAACATGGTCGGGCACTCCTGGCTGCACTTCGCGACAACACCCAGGAACTAGATTTTCTTATGCGCGGTCTGGCCGGGCGTTACGTCCCCGCTGCCCCAGGTGGCGATATTATCCGTGATGGCGTCACCGTCTTGCCCACCGGTCGCAACATCCACAGTATGGATCCGTTCCGGATACCGTCCGACAGCGCCTACGAGCGTGGCCTTCGGATTGCCGAAACACTGATTGCTACCCATCGTGCCGAGACCGGCCAGTATCCAGAGACTATCGCGCAAGTGTTGTGGGGTCTCGATGCCATTAAAACGAAGGGCGAATCTATCGGGATTGTGCTGGGGTTGATCGGTGCCCGACCGATCAAGGATGGTCAGGGTAAAGTGGGCCGTTATGCGCTGATACCCCTAGCCGAATTGGGTCGGCCACGGATCGATGTGCTGATGACGGCGTCCGGTATCTTCCGCGACGTCTTTGCAGGCACGATGGATATGCTTGATCGGTTGGTACGGGAAGCGGCTGCTGCCGATGAACCGCCGGAGATGAATTACATCCGCAAGCACGTCCAGGAGATGATGGCTGCCGGGAAGAGCTTCGATCAGGCAACGGCGCGCATCTTTACCCAGGCTGCCGGTACTTACGGTACCGATGTCGATGAAGCTATCGAAGGAAGTGCCTGGGAGAAACGCGAAGAGTTGGAGGAACTGTTCATCAAGCGTAATGCTTACGCCTTTGGCGGGCGCCAAAATGGCGAGGCCCGGCCAGAGGTCTTGCGGGCGCTCCTTGGTACGGTGAGCCGTGTTGCCCAGGAGATTGATAGCGTCGAATACGGTTTGACCGATATGCAGCACTATTATGGGTATTCGGGCGCATTGAAGGCGGCTGCCGAACGGGCGACCGGTCAGCGGGTGCCGCTCAATTTTGTCGAGAGCTTTACGGCTGAAACGAAATTGCAAACCCTGGAACAGACCCTACGGGTTGAATACCGCACGAAGTTCCTCAATCCGAAGTGGTACGAGGGGATGTTGCGCCACGGACATAATGGCGCTGCCGAAATTGCCAGCCGGTTTACTTATATGCTAGGCTGGAGCGCAACGACCGACGCTGTTGATCAATGGGTGTACGATGAAGCAGCGCGGACGTTTGTCCTTGATGATGCAATGCGTACTCGCATCGAAGCACTCAATCCGGCTGCGGCGCGGAATATGGTGGGTCGCTTACTCGAAGCGAATGCGCGTGGTATGTGGCAGACCGACGAGGAGACATTGGAGCGGCTACGCGAACTACACGCCGATCTGGAAGATCGGTTGGAGGGCATTACCGGTTAACCGTGAACGTGTATTTGAAGCCGCTCGTCACGTCCACGATGGATGCACCTAGTCAGTAGAGCACGGCATCGCCGTGCTCCTACCGGTAGGCGCATCGACCATCCACCCCGAATCGCCACCATCAGGTGCATCCCATAGCTATCGTACTGGCTGAGAGGGGTGTAACGGATGCCGATCCGTCCGGTGTGGTCTGGATAGCGGTGCATCGTGTTGTCGTCCTGCGTGGTGACTGCTGTGTTCTATCTTGGCACAGTGACCGTCGCTACCCCCGGCGCTGCTGCGGTCGCATCAGGACAGTGAGGGACGACCTTCATAGTTTGGACCGAGATACGTCGGATCGGCTTTTCAGAGCGAAAAGGGTAGGTTCCAGCTTCGCCTTACTATCCTCCTTCCGCTCTCGGTGTTGTAGCGGAAGGGGATATTAGAGGGGACGAATCCGTTCATCCTACCACCCCGCTTAGCTTTTCTCTTCCCTCATCATGCCCGTTAACCCACGGTAGAGAGCGTGTTTCCAACGCGCCCTCCGTGAGATGCTTCTTCCCAATGCCCACACGACGCGGGCTAGCAGCCTCGCGACAGAAACCGCTGAAAACTCATGCCTTCCGATGGTTCTCTCTTGACAGATCGGCAAAAAGGTTGTAACCTCCAAACAGTTTGGTTTTTCAAACTATTTGGAGGTTAAAAGTGTATCACGAACTCGATCCTCCCTACACTGCCGAAGATGTCGCTGTGCTGTTCAATCTGGTGCATAGCGAACTGATGGGTCAGAGTATGGAAACGCTCTTACAGTTTCTTCAGCGTTCCAATCTCTCAATGCCCCGTCTGGTGTCGTTAATGTACATTCAACGTCAAGGCGTGACAACTGTCACTGCATTGAGTGAACACCTCAATTTGGCGCTGGGTACCACCAGTCAGATGATTGATCAACTAGTGCAAGATGGACTGGTTGAACGACGTGAAGCAGCGCATGATCGCCGTCAAAAACAGATTACCCTGACACCTGCTGGCGAGACACTTGTCGCCGAGGCACGTCAGATCAGGTTGGCAGAGGCAAGTCGTCATTTGCGACAGTTACCACCAGCATTGATTGAACAACTGGGACAGGCGCTCAGTGCTGCCTGTCGGGAATGGAATCTGATAACCAAATCTTGAGGGGCATCTTTATGGCCACGACTACGACTCCCACAACGGTCACCACAACCCGCATTGATTACGCAGCTACGCTCGATCAACGGAGCAAAGTTCTCATCCTGGTTGGCGTATTACTCGGTCTGTTTCTCTCAGCGCTTGATCAAACCATTGTCTCTACGGCACTACCCCGTATCGTTGCCGATCTGAAAGGTATCGAGTTGATCGGCTGGGTCTCGACCAGTTATCTGCTGGCTTCCACGGCTATGGTGCCGATCTACGGCAAACTGTCAGACATCTACGGACGTAAATATGTCTTACTGTTTGGGATCACGGTCTTTCTACTCGGTTCGTTGTTGTGCGGTCTCGCTGCCGATATGACGCAGTTGGTGTTCTTTCGTGGTTTGCAAGGGTTTGGCGCCGCTGCGCTCACTTCGACGGCATTTGCCATCCCTGCCGATCTCTTCGCGCCGGCAGAGCGTGCACGGTACCTCGGCTTGTTTGGGGCCGTATTTGGCTTGTCGAGCGTCATCGGGCCATTTATCGGCGGTCTGCTCACCGACAATCTGAGCTGGCACTGGGTCTTTTTCGTCAACTTACCGTTAGGGATAGTTGCCCTTGGCTTTATTGTCGCTAAATTGCCACGTTTGCATAGTGGTCTCAAGCCTGCAATTGACTATGCCGGTGCAGCAACGCTGCTGCTAACCGTGATTCCTTTCTTGCTGGCTCTCACGCTCGATAAGAATGACAATCCATGGACATCGCCGCTCATCTTGGGCCTGTTTGCGATCAGTGTGGTTGGGCTAATGTTCTTTCTGCTGATTGAGCGACGGGCCGAATCACCGATTTTGCCACTCCATCTGTTTCGGATTCGCACGTTTACTTTGACTGCCCTGATTGGGGTGACAGTCGGTGCCACTCTTTTCGCGGCAATCTTCTTCCTTTCGCTCTATCTGGTTAATGTGTTAGGTGTCAGTGCCACGTCTGCCGGTACCACCCTTATCCCGCTCACCCTGAGTCTTGTGGTGGGGGCAATGGTCTCATCACAAATCGTGCAGCGCACCGGTCATTACAAGTGGGTCATCGTTGGTGGTATGGCCATTATCATTGGTGCCCTCTGGTGGTTGACAACCCTTACCCCCGACACGTCGATCTGGATGGTTCGGTTACGGATGATTGTGCTGGGGCTGGGGTTGGGACCATCGATGCCTATCCTTAATCTGGCAATGCAAAATGCGGTTCCACGTACCGATTTGGGGGCAGCAACCGCTAGTCGCCAGTTCTTCCAGCAAATTGGACAAGTAGTCGGTTCGGCTGTCTTTGGTGCAATCTTGACCGGTGTTCTCACTACGACTCTGAGTGCGAATCTAGCGCCGATCCAGGCTCAATTGCCACCTGAACTGGCAGCTCGCTTTGACAGCAGTGCGTTACGTAATGGTATGAGCGCCGAGAACGCAGGTGGCGAGCCGGTTGATCCGGCTGTCAAGATTGAGCAGGCAATTGCCGATCAATTTGCTGCCCGCCGCGAGGTGCTTTCACGGGCGTTGCGTGATGCCGATCCGGCAGCAATCGCAGCTTTGCGGAACGATCCGCAGTTCCCTGCGCAGCAAAAGGCGATGCTTGATATGATCAGCTCCCTACCAGTAGCAGCTCGCGAGCAGGCGTTGAGTCAGGTTTTAGCCCGCCTCGACGAGGCCGAGCAGACGGCACGTGCAGAAGGGCGGGCATTAGGGCAGCAAATCAGTGCGGCGTTGAAGGATGCCTTCACAACCAGTGTCACGACCATCTACTGGTACGCAGTCTGGATTGCACTGATTGGCTTCATCCTTTCCTTGTTCATTCCTGAATTGCCGCTCCAGCGTAGTTATGGTCAGGATTTGCCACCGATAATGGAGTAAGGCTGACCTGTTGGTATCCAGTTCTTCTTTCCTCACAACACAACCCTATTCGCCTCAACACTGTTTGAGGCGAATATCTTTTTTCTTATAGTACCAATACTTGCCATATCAGGTATAATACGAACAAGGAATCGTATCCATATCTCTGTGAGGTGTCATCGTGACGACCCAGCGCACTCGTCGTGGTCGTGGCCGTAAACGGAGTTCAGCATTGACGGTACAGCGTCGGCTATGGCTTGTCAGCCGCTTTATCCGTGGCCCAGCAACTCCAACAGAGCTGATCGCCGATGCTCGGCGGGTGTTCAGTGAGTCGATCTATCCATCCAATGCCCTGGTTGCGCTTCGTCACGATTTCCACGCACTGCGGAATGAGTTTCTCTGTACTATTGAACGTCAATCTGATGGTAGGTATGCCCTGACCGACGTAGGACGCCTGACGCTACTGAATCTACCAGACGAAGAGTTAGAGGCGCTGGCGTTCCTCATATCATTTTTCAGTGAAGGGAGTTGGCCAGCGGCATTTCACGTGCGTTCATTATTTGAGCGGATCGTTGCCCTGTTACCGTCTGAACAACGCTTGACGCTTCAGCAACGGCAGGTGTGGCAGATTGAGCTTCCCCAGAGTAGCACGACCATTGATCAAAAATTATTGACCCGCTTACGCCGGAATCTCCGACGCCATGCCATCCAGTTTCGCTACCGATCAAACTACAGCGACGAACTCGAATCACACCGCGCGGCGCCGGTACGTCTGTTTGTGCGTGATGGTCATACCTACCTTGAAGCCTACTGCTACAGTGCACCTCATCAATCGATCATTGGTCAGTACATTCCTTACCGCGTTGACCGGATCATTCCCGAATCGCTCCACGTTGAGCGGCGGGTGTTACCCCCTGAGCTACCACCGCGCCGAACCTGGACGTTGCGGTATCGTTTGTCGCCGCAGGTGGCCCGGAACCGTGACATTTCGCTCTGGTTTCCGCAAAGTACGGTGACATACCACCCTGACGGTAGTGCCGAAATATGTGCTCAGACAAGTGATCTCTGGCAAGCCGAACAGATACTCCTGCGTTACCGTGAGCATTGTCAGGTGCTTGAGCCAGTAGAGTTGATCGAGCAGATACGAAAGACCATTGCTCGCATGCAGGAACTCTATCCATAGCCGGCTGAAGCGTGTTGCCAGAGAGCGATGGTATCTCTTCCATGTGTCGAGTCCACTGCAAAAACTCACCACGGAGCACACAGAGCACGCAGAGCGTCTAAGATTTATGAATAATAAGGATAATTTTTGGCCATTGGGCGCATGGAAGAAAAATTTTTCACAACCCTATGTTCAATGAAAGATAAAATTATCTTTAGTCTCTGATCTCCGTGGTCTCTGTGGTGAGAAGTTCACCTTTTTGCAGTGAAGTCTTCCATTGTGCTTACCAGCCGCAATGCGCGAACAGATGATGCGAATGCTCCTTTTCGTTGCGGTAGGTACGATGCGCGTGTGAACTATCGGCAGAGAAAGGCCAGGTAGAAGACAAGAATAATCACAATGCTTACTACAAGCAGGACTTTCGAGAAACGTGGCTGCAATTGCTGAAGCGACATACTACGTTGCAGCTCCGCAAGTTCAGCCTGAAGCGCAGCAAGATTTACCTGTCGACGTGCCACCAATGGTTCGCGCATCATGTTGATGAGACGCTGGAGGCTTGGCGGCAGTGTTTCCACCGCCAACAGGTCGTCGAGTACCTGAGCGAGAGCGAAGAAATCACTCCGCTCATCAATGGCTCCACCTCCGAGTTGTTCGGGTGGGGTATATCCAGGTCGGCCAATATCGGCCAGCTCCGGAACAACCTGACCGCGACGACGGCTGAGGCCGAAGTCGATAAGAGAAACATTACCGTCGTTTTTAACGATAATGTTTCGCGGATGCAGATCACCATGAACGATCCCATTTGCGTGCAAGATGCGGAGCACGTGACACAGGTTGCGCGCAATTTGTAGCGCATCGGCTGGTCGACCGGCAGCCAGAATTGAGTCAAGTGTCTCACCGTCAAGGTAACTCTCCACGAAGAAGTATCTCGGTGGCTTTCCGGCTATCTTGCCCATAGTGATAAACTGCGGAAAGTATCGCTTTTTGTCGCTGTCTGGTGATAGTGCAGCGATCACCTTCGTCATCATGATCTCATGCAAAAATGCCCGGGCAGCTTTGCGTAGCGAGACACCACGCGACGCAGGCGCCAGCCACTTAATGACAACGAGTCGTTCTGTATCGTGGTCGAAGGCCAAATCGACGATACTGTGAGCGGTACGAGCCAACTGACGGATAACTTCGAACCGATCCCCAAATTGTTGGCTACTGGCGCGACAGTTCATCACGATCCCTCCAGGAGTATGGCCAATCTGTGTAATGAGGTCAACCCGGTAAAGGTGTATGTCTCATTGCCTACAGTGATGGTTAACGTTCCACTATCGGCAAGGGCTTCCAAAGGGTGACGATGAAGGTGATACTGACTGATATACACACGCTCAATAATCTTGCGCGAGCCAAACGGAAATCCTTCATCGACAATAATGAGATGCGGGGTAATAGTGAGCGCAAACTGATATTCTCGAAGCCCTATGATAATCGCTGTGATGAGTGCCAATAAGCTAGCGACCGTGAAGCCGATAGCTACGCCGGGGAACGCAAACGATGGCTTCGCTGCCTGAAATGCCAGTGCTAACAGGCTCCCATGGAGGGCGGCGAGGCCCATGTAGTGCGGCAGACGCCGCAGCGGATGGCGACGGAACGTGGTCGGGGGGTACAGATGGGGGATCATTGCCATAGGTCCCTCCTTCGCCGATGGGCGCTGTATAAAGTGTGTTCTGCCATCCTGATGCTAACGAATAACCTGCCTACTGCCGAGCCAGGTTGATTCTAAGGTGTAAATCACCTCTTTTTTGCCATCATCTTTTGGGTATATAAGGGTATTGGTATTCTTACGAGTAGTATACGTAGAGTGCAGTAGAAAGTCATCCATCAGAAGACTCATGATTCCTTAGGTTGTGATCGTCAAATGGATCGTGCTTCGTCCCCACGATTCATGATGAAGAAATGCACGTAGATGCAGCAATTTGGCACTTGAAAACCGTAATAGCAGCTCCAAACGTTGGTAGGCAACACCGGCGTCTCCTCGATACGCTGAAACAGGGTTGCAACGGGTTCAGCGTTGGTGCTGCGAAGCACGCCTGGTGGCCCTCACCTTTCCCCTCGCCCTACGGGGAGCGGAAGGGGGAACGTGGGGTGCGGGAGTGAACGAATATTGGCAAGCTCCCAAATGGTTGCACAGGTACGGTACGTGCCCGATGAGAAATCGTTTGATCAGGCTCTTAGCGCTATGTTTCTCGGGTTTGCATCCCTGGGTGTGTGGATACCATCCAGGACAGATCGTGTGGGAGTGCGCTATCACCGTGTCGTTCTTCGTCATGGTGAATCTATTGGTTCCCTCGCTGAAGTAGGTTGAGAACTCACTACTCCCAATATGGTGACGGGCACAGTGAGTAGGAGTCATCTTCCCCTGACAGTAGCCCGACTAGCCAGTTCGTCTGTACCTGCGCTCATAGGGCGCGAGATGTCTGGTCGTGACACAGAAGCACAAGCAAAGATACCGCATAGAGTATCGCTGCGGATCGGGCTACCGTATCAAGAGCAGGATCACGCTTGTTTCCCGATGACAATAAGTTCTGATGTGAAAATATACACAAAATATATTCAAACAACATGATAAAAATATATGATAATTTTTTGTTGTGGTTTCTTAACTTCGCTATCCTAAATGTCTGTTATATTTCAAGCATAATACCTTCCCGTAATACATTTCATAACCAACAAGAACCATCGTGCTCACATGTACATATCGGCTTGCCGATATTTCTCCATACCACACACGTTTCATACAGAGGTGCATCGGGTGAGGATGGAGAAGAGGGAGGGTATAGCGTGTGCAAGGTTGATCAAAATTAATCAAAAAGGAGTTATTGGCAATGGAAGCAGAGATGCAGGCATTTGTCGATTCGTTGCGTCACAATCTCACAGCCGAGGATGTGGTCAATCTCGAAGCGTGTATGAATTGTAAGATGTGCGGTGAGGCCTGTGCGTGGTATCTGGTTACCGGCGATGAAAAGCTGCATCCAACCCACAAAACCGGTTTGATCCGCCAGATTTACCGTCGGTACATGACCCTAGAGGGGCAGATCGGCGGTGCTCTCGGATTGGTGCCCACGCCAACCCTTGCCGATCTAAAGGAGAACATGCAGTACTTTTGGGCCTGTACTGCGTGTGGACGCTGTACCCTGGCCTGTCCTTCCGGGATCAGTATTCGCCGAATTGTGCGTCTTGCCCGTGCTGCTTATGCCGATTCCGGGTTGAGTTATGCTAATCCGACGATTCGTTCGATCATCGAAAATACCGATCGTCGTCGTCATAGTTTTGGCTTAACTGCCGCTCAAGTCCTCGGTCGAGTCGGTCTTTTTCTGCGTAGTGAGGGACTGGAAGCGCCGGTAAATGTTCAAAACGCCGAGTTTCTCTTTGTGTGTCCGGCAGCGGGCAATACAAAAATTCCCGATTACGGTATTAAACTTATCAAAATCCTTAACGCTGCTGGTGTGAGTTATACGATTTCACCCTACGTGATTGATACCGGCACTGAAATCGATCATATCGCTGTCCATCATAAACTTTCTAAGCAGATGTTAGAAGACTGGGAGCAAGAAGCGGATCGCCTGGGTGTTCAGAAGATTCTCCTGGTCGAATGTGGTTGTGATACTCGTACTCTCTATGCCGAGGCGTCTGAAACGCTTGGGCGCCCATTCCGCTATCCTATAGTGAGTGTTGACGCTTTAATGCTCGACCTGATCAAGCAGGGTCGATTGCCAATTGAGAAAACTCATCTGAAAGTAACGCTCCATGATCCATGTTATGCGACTCGTCTTTCTGGACTCGGTGACCTGTTCCGTGAACTGTTGAACCTGGTGACCGATAACTTTATCGAGATGACCCCTAACCGTGAATACAACTATTGTTGCAACGGTGGGGCCGGTGGTATGCGTTTGCCCGAAAATACCGCTACCCGGCGTAAAATCTCGGTGTTGAAGGCCAATCAGATTCGTGCTACCGGCGCCGATTTTGTTACCTCTCCCTGTGTGGTCTGTACGTTGTCGCTGGAAGACACCTGCCAGACCTACCAGTTGTCACCATCGGGCGATCGTATGGCATTGGTGCTCTTTGAAGTAGTGTACGCCGCGATGGAACCGGCACTGGCTAAACTCGGTGAGCTGGATCGGATGCGGGTTCCGGCTGTGCTGCGTAACCGTGATCACGAATTCTTCATCGCGCACAGTGTCGAGGGGCAGATGATGCGGCTTATGCAGCAGCCAGATTTTCCAGAGCTGCTCGATTGGCTGGAACAAGACGACATTGTCAAGCGCTTTAGCAAAGACCATCCGCAAGTCTACGACGATATTCGGGCATTGCGCGAGATGGTGATGAATTGTGAGAATTGCGACTGAAGCGGTACCTCAGTGGATGCTTGAGTAATGACCGGCTACGGAAGGAGAGAGCTATGATAGAGCTACTGAATATCGTTGCGCCGGTGGCGATGGCGATTTTCATTGTCGGTGTCGGGTTGCGTTTAGGGCGGTTTACGTGGGCTTTGGTGACGAAACGCCGTTTCCGTGGTGTATCGCCTACGTTTGAGTCACCACCACCGCGTATGGGGGTCATTCCCGCCCTCTATGCTGTGCTGTTTGGGCCGTTTAACCATTTCTACAAGCGTGCCAATCCGGTGTGGGGTCGAGGTTATCTCTTTTACCACGTCGCGATCATCACTGAAGTGATCGGCTATACTATTTCGGCATTGATCGTTTTTGCTCATATCATTGTTGGTCGTCCGGTTCCTGATGTTTCATTACATCTTGCTGAAAGCTTTAACTATTCGCCAGCGAATCTGCTCGCGATCATCTTCGGTAATGGTGAGCACTTACAGGCTAACTTTCTCTTCGGTGAGTTTGGCTCTCTCTTCATCGGGGTTACATGGATCGCAGTGGGTTTTGCCGTGGTCGGTAATTTGCACTTAATGGTAGCTTTGGTGCGGAAGTGGAGTGGCGCGGTGGTCGGTGATATCGATCGGGCGGCGCAGGGGATTCGTACCCCTGGTCGTTACGCCTGGGATCGGATCGTTGTGCGCACTATTATTTTCTGCATTATCTGGACAGAGCTGTTTGCCCGTTTACACCTCGTGCCCGGTATTGTCTATCTGCATGCTCTCCTTGGGCTGACGCTGTTTGTGCTTTTGCCGTTCACTTACCTGTTCCACATGGTCTATAACTTTCTGGCCGTTTTCTATGCCGTGCGTCGGCGTATGGCGCGGACGATTGCCTGATAATCGCGGTACAGGTGCAGAAAATTTCTGTGCCTGTACCGCCTGTGGCAATAGCGCAGTGTCGGAACGATGATATGCCTGCACGGGGTGAAGGTGATATGAACTCCTGAATCGCCATTTCGGCAGTCTAAGGGATGAATCTGACCTGCTCGCATCCTGGGTTTCGTACAACTCTCTCCGCCTTCTCTGTAGCTCAGTGCGTTATACGGTGTTGTCCAGACTGGCAGAGTAGATTGGCAGGGTAAATGAAAAGCTGCTACCTCTCCCCACAACACTCTGCACCCAGA comes from Chloroflexus sp. Y-396-1 and encodes:
- the bchH gene encoding magnesium chelatase subunit H, whose translation is MGQPLEFVMILGLQRYSQDFFRRAEAEVRKEVPDFRLHIFEDRDVTARSAEVEAAIARCRCLILSLITLNETAEVLIPMVERHDPPVVFSFEGLPEVMRLNKVGSYNLKAGKGMPKPVQNVARLLVGGREEDALYGYVKLQKITSKLINFLPGKRLNDFRNWTNVNNYWNHRSIANAANMFKLILREYCAMSHLHVDPVVEMPNMGFAHPDAPRLFASPAEYERWEKERNRARKGVSPPLGTVALLSFRAHILSGADYHYKIVHALEAAGLRVLPIFVMGIESHIVVREWLTRMNVDLVINTMGFPLVGGPAGSTKAGLTVDVARELLSKLDTPYIVAQPLFVQDEDDWRERGVGPLQSTFLFSLPEMDGAVAPVVLGGMRGSTITTVPDRLERLARIARGFVQLRKKPNRDKKVAIIVYNYPPGQGKVATAALLDVPASLIAILDRLAAEGYQVGRYPRDPATFARCLEGLVSDQPLPPGHPPVVVGTSADRQDFYRWLRPSDQERINARWGEFPGDIAPLGRDKVRLAGTQIGNVFIGVQPVIGMPGDPMRLLFDKENTPHHQYALFYRYLSESFGADAIVHLGMHGTAEWMPGVQLGVTDRCWPDILLGEIPNFYVYPINNPAEANIAKRRGYSTIIGHAIPPYGRAGLYRELQALHDLLTEYRERPPALADDDQSPEAVAIMQKIALLNLDQELARQPGESFSRFASRAYAYLRDLAATMITDRLHILGSAPPPEEQLTLIVETLKVPRGELPGLADLLLSARKSSLRYSEVLTKARQGDPDAFALREEIETRCTELVQQTVFGHLTPEQAARQVGLSSSNELAALVQHGRALLAALRDNTQELDFLMRGLAGRYVPAAPGGDIIRDGVTVLPTGRNIHSMDPFRIPSDSAYERGLRIAETLIATHRAETGQYPETIAQVLWGLDAIKTKGESIGIVLGLIGARPIKDGQGKVGRYALIPLAELGRPRIDVLMTASGIFRDVFAGTMDMLDRLVREAAAADEPPEMNYIRKHVQEMMAAGKSFDQATARIFTQAAGTYGTDVDEAIEGSAWEKREELEELFIKRNAYAFGGRQNGEARPEVLRALLGTVSRVAQEIDSVEYGLTDMQHYYGYSGALKAAAERATGQRVPLNFVESFTAETKLQTLEQTLRVEYRTKFLNPKWYEGMLRHGHNGAAEIASRFTYMLGWSATTDAVDQWVYDEAARTFVLDDAMRTRIEALNPAAARNMVGRLLEANARGMWQTDEETLERLRELHADLEDRLEGITG
- a CDS encoding MarR family winged helix-turn-helix transcriptional regulator, with amino-acid sequence MYHELDPPYTAEDVAVLFNLVHSELMGQSMETLLQFLQRSNLSMPRLVSLMYIQRQGVTTVTALSEHLNLALGTTSQMIDQLVQDGLVERREAAHDRRQKQITLTPAGETLVAEARQIRLAEASRHLRQLPPALIEQLGQALSAACREWNLITKS
- a CDS encoding MDR family MFS transporter, with translation MATTTTPTTVTTTRIDYAATLDQRSKVLILVGVLLGLFLSALDQTIVSTALPRIVADLKGIELIGWVSTSYLLASTAMVPIYGKLSDIYGRKYVLLFGITVFLLGSLLCGLAADMTQLVFFRGLQGFGAAALTSTAFAIPADLFAPAERARYLGLFGAVFGLSSVIGPFIGGLLTDNLSWHWVFFVNLPLGIVALGFIVAKLPRLHSGLKPAIDYAGAATLLLTVIPFLLALTLDKNDNPWTSPLILGLFAISVVGLMFFLLIERRAESPILPLHLFRIRTFTLTALIGVTVGATLFAAIFFLSLYLVNVLGVSATSAGTTLIPLTLSLVVGAMVSSQIVQRTGHYKWVIVGGMAIIIGALWWLTTLTPDTSIWMVRLRMIVLGLGLGPSMPILNLAMQNAVPRTDLGAATASRQFFQQIGQVVGSAVFGAILTGVLTTTLSANLAPIQAQLPPELAARFDSSALRNGMSAENAGGEPVDPAVKIEQAIADQFAARREVLSRALRDADPAAIAALRNDPQFPAQQKAMLDMISSLPVAAREQALSQVLARLDEAEQTARAEGRALGQQISAALKDAFTTSVTTIYWYAVWIALIGFILSLFIPELPLQRSYGQDLPPIME
- a CDS encoding YafY family protein — protein: MTTQRTRRGRGRKRSSALTVQRRLWLVSRFIRGPATPTELIADARRVFSESIYPSNALVALRHDFHALRNEFLCTIERQSDGRYALTDVGRLTLLNLPDEELEALAFLISFFSEGSWPAAFHVRSLFERIVALLPSEQRLTLQQRQVWQIELPQSSTTIDQKLLTRLRRNLRRHAIQFRYRSNYSDELESHRAAPVRLFVRDGHTYLEAYCYSAPHQSIIGQYIPYRVDRIIPESLHVERRVLPPELPPRRTWTLRYRLSPQVARNRDISLWFPQSTVTYHPDGSAEICAQTSDLWQAEQILLRYREHCQVLEPVELIEQIRKTIARMQELYP
- a CDS encoding protein kinase, with protein sequence MNCRASSQQFGDRFEVIRQLARTAHSIVDLAFDHDTERLVVIKWLAPASRGVSLRKAARAFLHEIMMTKVIAALSPDSDKKRYFPQFITMGKIAGKPPRYFFVESYLDGETLDSILAAGRPADALQIARNLCHVLRILHANGIVHGDLHPRNIIVKNDGNVSLIDFGLSRRRGQVVPELADIGRPGYTPPEQLGGGAIDERSDFFALAQVLDDLLAVETLPPSLQRLINMMREPLVARRQVNLAALQAELAELQRSMSLQQLQPRFSKVLLVVSIVIILVFYLAFLCR